Below is a window of Leucobacter chromiiresistens DNA.
AGGATCACAATCCAGAACCGGCCGGCAACGTAATATCGTGCCTTCTCCCAGCGGTCCCGGCCCAGGCGCTTGATCAGTCTGGTGTCGCCGAGGCGGGCTCCAAGACCGCGTCCGACCGCGAACCCCACATGATCTCCGAGGAATGCGCCCAGCGCAGCAACGAACACACCGGCGGCGAGCAGCTCGGCACGGTCAGAGAGCGTGACCGCGGCCAGGACGATGCCCGTTTCCCCCGGGAGGACAGCACCGATACCGAGGGCTGCGTCAAGGGCCGCGAACAGGAGCATGCAGGCGAGCAGGAGCGTGACGTGCTCGCCTGCCTGCGCAAGGAACATGCGGAGAAGATCGACCATGCATACGACGGTAGATTCACGGGTCAACGTGCCGATATTGCCGAATGCCCATTCATGACCTAACGATCGTGAGTTCACCGGGCGGAGTCGCGCGCATAGATTGGGAGTATGAGTGGTAGCTCCAATGATCCCGCGACACTCCGCCGTCGGCAGACCATCGTTGGATGCGTCGTCGCGATCAGCGGCGGCACGTCCACGCGTTGGTTGCCCGATGCTCCCGTGCTGGTGCTGAGCCTTATTGCGACTGCTGCGATCGTGCTGATGTTCGCAACCCCGGCTGCGCGGGTGCGCGTGATCCTTGCTGGTTCCGTGCTCGCCGCTACCGTCGTCAGGCTCCCCGAGTTGCGAGTCGAGGAGATCGTCGAGGGCCTTGTGTATGGTCTGCTGACCGCCCTGGTGCTCGCCGCACCGCTGACCACGCGGCGCGCGGTGTCGCAGAGGCGAGAGTTTCACCGCCGAGGCTGGGAGCTTGCCGCGATCGAATCCAGACGACGGGCAAGCCAGACCCGTGAGGTCCTGCAACGAGAGCGGATGAGCCTTGCCGCGGAGATGCACGACGGCCTCGGCCACTCCTTGACGCTCATCGCCGTCCGGCTCGGACAGCTCTCCCTCACACCCACGCTTCCGGATACCGACCGGGCAGAGGTCTCCGGTATCCGCACGATCGCAGCGGACGCGGCGGATCAGCTCGGCCTCGCCGTTCGACTGCTGCGCCAGTCCGAAGACCCGGCTGCCGGATGGAGCTCCCCGAGCATCGACGAAGCAGTGACCGGTGCTCGTCAGGCCGAGATGCACGTGGAAACGCACATCGCCGCAGATCTGTCCGACCGACTCAGCGATGAAGCGCTCAACACTGTCGCGCGGGTGGTGCAGGAAGGGCTCACCAACGCGTCCAAGCACGCTCCTGGGCAACCGGTCACCGTGCGCATCGAGGTCGAGGGCGATATTGTCACTGCGATCGTTTGCAATCCGCGTGACAAGGAGGCGTCCTCAGCCCATCCGCTCGATGGTGGATTCGGACTGCATGGCCTGCGGCATCGCGCCGCGATGCTGGGCGGCGCCCTCACCGTCCATCAGATGCCGACCGAGTTCGCACTGACCCTCACCCTTCCCGCGCACGCACGCCCATCCGCGGACAGCGCAGCACCTGATGGCGACATCGTCGCCGCCGAGGACGATGCCGCGATCCTTCGATCCCGCGCCACCCGTGCTGCCATCGCCGTTCCCACAGCCATCCTCGGCGCACTCGTGTTCATCGCGGTCGCTTACTTCGTGCTCGCCAACACGCTATCGGTGATGACCACGGCACAGTTTGCGGACATCTCCGTCGGAGACACCCAGGAGACGGTCGAGCGATCCCTCCCCGCCCTGGAGATGCTCGATCCTCCACGCGATGAGTTCCCGCCTCGCCCCGACGAGACCTGTCACTATTACGAGGCGGAAATCAGCTTCTTCGAACGAGTCGACGTCCACGTCGTCTGCTTCGCCTCCGACCAGGTCAGCAGGATCGGAACGGTTCCCGCGCCATGACCCCGGAGGATCGCACCGACACCCCGCCGATCCGTGTCCTGATCGCGGATGACGACCAGCTCGTCCGCACCGGCGTCGCCGCTATTCTCGCCTCCGCCACTGACCTTGACATCACCGCCCTCGCCAGCAACGGCCACGAGGCCGTCGACGCCGCGGCAACACACCGCGTTGACGTCGCACTGCTGGATATCCAGATGCCACGACTCGACGGCATCGGAGCTCTCCGTGAGATCCGGCACCGACTGCCCGAGCTTCCGATCGCCATGCTCACCACCTTTTCCGACGACCATCTCATCGCCGATGCGATCAACGCCGGCGCCCTCGGTTTCCTCCTCAAGTCCGACGAACCTCAGCAACTCATTGCCGGCGTCAGGGCCCTCGCGCACGGCGGAGGCGCGTTCTCCCCTCGAGTCGCCCGCTGGCTCGCCGCCGAGCAACGAGCGGGCCACCGCACCCGAACCGCGCGAGACGAACTCACTGCCCTGCTCACCGAGCGCCAGATCGAGCTCCTCACCCACATCGCTCGCGGACTCTCCAACGCCCAGATCGGCAGGGCCATGCATCTGTCCGAAGGCACCGTCAAGCAATACGTCTCCCAGCTCTTCAACACCCTCGGCATCGACAACCGTGTCCACGCCGCCATCACCGCCTACCGACATGGACTCATCACCTGAAGCCGACCCTGACCACACTAATGGTGGGTAGTGGCGCACTCGAGAGCATGGTCATCGTCGGCATCTAGATGGCGGTCGTCTACAGCGGCGCAATCTTTTAACCAAAGTGGACAGCGCGTCCGCGATCAGTCCCCGCTCCCCTGATCGTCGAAGGCAGTAGCGTCGTGACGGTTTCGATGCGCGTGATGATCGCGAGGGATGGCTACAAGCACCTCCTGCGCACGGTCGCGGCCAAGGACGACGACCGCGAGCCAACCCCGTAGGGCCGGCAAAGTAGTTGCGTTTCGATCGGGTAGTTTCTGCGGTTCCCAGATTACGGGCTTAAGGGTCGTTCGTGCTGTCCGCACAGGCCTCAGTCAACCTGCGTCTCGATGCAGTAGCGTCGCAGTTCTGCGATCATCGCGGTCTTGGGGGTGCTGACGAAGCGGAACGCATGGCTGAAACGGACGCGCATTCCTCCAGCCTCGAGGTAGCCGTCGCAGGAAGCGCGTCGTCCGTGGGTGACGACAGAAATGACCTCCACCCGCTCGGGAGAACGGCGGGCGCACCTCTCGGGCTGCACTGGGGCCGCTGTGTGTGGATTTCTCGATGAGCGTCCAGCTCATGTCATCGGCAAGCCACTCGGAGAGGGCCTCCAGCTCTCCCTTGGCCCGGTTCACAACGAAGTCTCCGTCAACGCACTTCCGTGAAGACTCATGGTGCTATGGCTCGATCCGATGCGCCCGGCCTTTCTCCGCGATCGGCACGCACATTTCGATGGGTCTATCAGGCTCCCAGCTGACCTGTCCTTGGTAGATGATGCCGAGTTTCCCGGTGGCGCCGTCTCGCTAGTCGGCCATGGCGAAGCAGTGTCGCCGCCGTGTTGCTCCTGCTCACGTCTCACAACTCACATCGAGTCGCCGCTCGCCCATGAGCCGAACTTCGGGGACGCTGCTGTACCACGCATGATGAGAATCACGCAGGGCACGTAGAGTGCTGCGGCGCAGAGCCAGAGGAAGCCGTCGGCGTTGATGTAAGTGAGCGCGAAGATCGTTGTGAAAGCGACCGGTCCGAAGATCGATGTGACGCTGTTGATGCTGGCGAGCACACCCTGGAGGCGCCCTTGGTGCTGTTCATCGACGCGCTGGGAGAGAAGGGTTTGCAGAGCGGGGAGGCCGATGCCACCGATCCCCAGTGCCGCCAAGATAGGCGCCATGGAAAATGCGTCAGTGACAATCGCCAGGCCTACGAGACCCAAGGCGTCGGTAACACACCCGATGATGACTGTTTTTGCCTCACCGATCCACTCCACGATGCGGCCAGTAAGGAGGGCCTGCACGAGAACCTGTACGATCCCGAAGACGGACAGGGAGATTCCAACTTCGACGGGACTCCAGTCGAGGCGGTGTTCAGTAAACAGCACCCAGGTCGCACCTGGAGCCTGCCCAATGAATTGAACAAGGCCGAATGCGACTAATAGGAAGGTAATCCCAGGCACCGCGCTGAGGCCGGGGCGACCACGATGCTGAGCGAGCGACGCAGAGCGCGCAGGGGAATCAGGACGGGTCTCGCGTAACAAGATAAAGGTGAGTGCCAGATTGCTCGCTGAGAGAAGAGCAGCGAGCAAAAACGGCAGATGTGGCGAGATGGCACCGAACAGTCCACCCATGGCTGGCCCCGCGATCATTCCGCCGCCATAGCAGGCACTGAGTAAACCGAAACGCTTGGCGCGCTGGTGGGGTGGCGTGATGTCGGCGATCACGGTGGCGGTGACCGCATTGGTCGCTCCGGTTATCCCAGCCACTGCACGGGCGATATAGAACACCGACAGAGCGGATGTCGTG
It encodes the following:
- a CDS encoding DedA family protein, with the protein product MVDLLRMFLAQAGEHVTLLLACMLLFAALDAALGIGAVLPGETGIVLAAVTLSDRAELLAAGVFVAALGAFLGDHVGFAVGRGLGARLGDTRLIKRLGRDRWEKARYYVAGRFWIVILARLLPGIRTLVAAAAGASAVPYSRFATACGVAALLWAGLWVVGGALIGNALLDVVERYTLPALIVVAAALVLWLFARHKRGVRA
- a CDS encoding sensor histidine kinase; amino-acid sequence: MSGSSNDPATLRRRQTIVGCVVAISGGTSTRWLPDAPVLVLSLIATAAIVLMFATPAARVRVILAGSVLAATVVRLPELRVEEIVEGLVYGLLTALVLAAPLTTRRAVSQRREFHRRGWELAAIESRRRASQTREVLQRERMSLAAEMHDGLGHSLTLIAVRLGQLSLTPTLPDTDRAEVSGIRTIAADAADQLGLAVRLLRQSEDPAAGWSSPSIDEAVTGARQAEMHVETHIAADLSDRLSDEALNTVARVVQEGLTNASKHAPGQPVTVRIEVEGDIVTAIVCNPRDKEASSAHPLDGGFGLHGLRHRAAMLGGALTVHQMPTEFALTLTLPAHARPSADSAAPDGDIVAAEDDAAILRSRATRAAIAVPTAILGALVFIAVAYFVLANTLSVMTTAQFADISVGDTQETVERSLPALEMLDPPRDEFPPRPDETCHYYEAEISFFERVDVHVVCFASDQVSRIGTVPAP
- a CDS encoding response regulator encodes the protein MTPEDRTDTPPIRVLIADDDQLVRTGVAAILASATDLDITALASNGHEAVDAAATHRVDVALLDIQMPRLDGIGALREIRHRLPELPIAMLTTFSDDHLIADAINAGALGFLLKSDEPQQLIAGVRALAHGGGAFSPRVARWLAAEQRAGHRTRTARDELTALLTERQIELLTHIARGLSNAQIGRAMHLSEGTVKQYVSQLFNTLGIDNRVHAAITAYRHGLIT
- the tet(33) gene encoding tetracycline efflux MFS transporter Tet(33), with amino-acid sequence MSSLTSARGSLATVLITASLDAAGMGLVMPILPALLHEAGVTADAVPLNVGVLIALYAVMQFIFAPVLGTLSDRFGRRRVLLVSLAGATVDYLVLATTSALSVFYIARAVAGITGATNAVTATVIADITPPHQRAKRFGLLSACYGGGMIAGPAMGGLFGAISPHLPFLLAALLSASNLALTFILLRETRPDSPARSASLAQHRGRPGLSAVPGITFLLVAFGLVQFIGQAPGATWVLFTEHRLDWSPVEVGISLSVFGIVQVLVQALLTGRIVEWIGEAKTVIIGCVTDALGLVGLAIVTDAFSMAPILAALGIGGIGLPALQTLLSQRVDEQHQGRLQGVLASINSVTSIFGPVAFTTIFALTYINADGFLWLCAAALYVPCVILIMRGTAASPKFGSWASGDSM